A window of Rhipicephalus microplus isolate Deutch F79 chromosome X, USDA_Rmic, whole genome shotgun sequence genomic DNA:
TTTCACAAGGTATAGCAACTTGAATGACATATGCCACTCTGACAAAACTGAGTGCCGAATACCCACTGCACACTGGCCATGACGTGCTTGCATTTAGGCAACTCAGACAATTTTAAGAGGTCAATGGATTTCCGTAAAATTTGCTGGTTAGCAATTTCCTTTACGTGACCTGCAGTTTCTGAGCATGCATGATCTTAGTTTTTCCTACGTTTAATTTAGTTTCAATAAAGTTCAATTGTTAGGCGGCGCTCATACTGTGTCCTCGTCCTGCGAGATGTCGTGTTCGCACCAAGTTTCAATGTACGGTCACTCACACCAGTGTCACTAGAGCTGCAATGCTGCTCATGTGCACAAACCCAGCTTGTAGTGCTATTATTTCACATAATGATGCCACAGAAGCATGGCTTTCATTATATATGTATCAAGAGTACAATGAGCAGCCACTGTACCTGCTTATGCAAACAAATGCACCAGTTGTTTTGCACTATCACTAGCACTCTTCCAAGGAAAATGAGCAAATGGAGAAAGCAGTGCCCCATAATCTCTTAGTGATTACACCTATGGCTTACTCAAAAAGGGCTAAAACACCTAAAATAGCTTGCTTAATTTTGAATGGCCTGGCAAAACAGAAAGAATTTACGATCGAAAACGATACATTCGAGAGTACACAAGAATATGTATACCTAGGACAACTACTCATGGGAGAACCTAACCACAAAAAAGAAATTCactgaagaataagaatgggctggagcacattcgtcaggcactctcaaataatgtcaGGAAATCTGCCACTATCATTAAAGAGAAAAGTATACAACCATGGCATACTGCCAATTCGGATGTATGGTGATAAACCATGGAGAATAATGAAACAGCTAGAGCGAAAGCTGAGGACCACGCAGCGTGCAATGAAACGTAGAATGGTAGGAATAACAATGAGAGACCGGAGGATGGTAGCATGGCTAAGAGAACAGACAGGAGTTGCAGATGTCCTAGCTGACATCAAGCGAAAAAAATGGACCTGGGCTGGTCttgtaatgggctggagcacattcgtcaggcactctcaaataatgtcaGGAAATCTGCCACTATCATTAAAGAGAAAAGTGTTCACCAGACAACTGGTGAACAATAAGAGCAACAGAATGGTTACCAAGCGATGGTCAACACAGTTGGGGAAGGCAGGGAGTTAGACAGAGCGACATAATTCGGAGGTTCCCAGGAATAAAATGGAATTAGCTCGCACAGGATATGGTAAACTGGAGATCATTGGGAGAGGCCTTCAACCTGCAGTGGACTAACACAggctgagaatgatgatgatgccccgccgcggtggtctagtgactaaggtactcagctgctgacccgcaggtcgcgggatcaaatcccggctgcggcggctgcattttcgatggaggcgaaaatgctgtaggcccgtgtgctcagatttgggtgcacgttcaagaaccccaggtggtcgaaatttccggagccctccactacggcgtctcataatcatatggtggttttgggacgttgaaccccaaatatcaatcaatgatgatgatgatgatgatgaattagggAACATAGAATTGTCGAAGAAGACTACAGAGAAAGAGTGCTGGGAGGTGCACATACATATGAAACATTTTCCACATTGATTAATACACTAACACTTCTTATTTCTAGAGGCTGAATAATTACTGTAGGAGACTGTTTGAATAACACTTTGTGCACATGGTTAACGGTCACCAAGTCATACTTTACTGGTCGGCACCGAAGTTTCCAGACACATATGCATGTGTTATCACCACTTGAAATGATCTTTTCAATAATGGCAAATGATCCATCCAAGAGTTGAACAACTGAAGTATTAGTCTTTTTCTTTGACGCGTACAAGCAGTCTGTCAGGATTGAACCGTTTACCATCATTCTTCTGTACTTTACAGAGGGTGGCAGAATTTCTTGCTCAGGTGATGAACAGGCTGGTGGAATACAAGAACCACTTCCAAAAAAACGGGTGCCATCACTGCTGCTTTTGCTTTTGTGAGTGACCTTGGCATCAAAAGAATTGCAATACAGCACCACGCTAGGGCTGGCAGTCAGATCCTGCAGCTCCATTACAGTGTTTTCAATCTGCAGAACTCTACACAGCTGGTGTGGAATTCCATTTGCAGCTTTGATGGCCTCTTTGAGGCTCCCATTTCCCGATTCAAATGGAAATGCGGAATGTGCCCACAGGGGTCCCCAGTCGTGGATACTCTTGACAATATGTGTCAGCTGGTGCATGTTATATGTCATGAAAGCTTTTCCAAAAAGCATTTCTGAGCGCACATGAAACTCTAACAAGAGTTTCTCTGCTCTGTTAACTTCAGCAGTTTCGATACTGCGCTGCAGCATAATATGTAAAGCTTCCACCAAGCATGCCCAATGCTCAAGGTATCTTCTCTCCAGAATACCATGGAGCACTGGGATGCTGTAATATAGTATCCAATTCTCCAGCTCTTTAGCTTTCCACCATCTCCGCTCTTTTGTTGCTCGCGGCAATCTTTTCACGTCTCTCGGTGGCCTGATAGCCAAAAGCCTCTCATCGACCATGTTTTGCTTGCGACTGAGGGAGTAGGCATAACCTGATGACTCAAACCACAAGTCTAAAAACTGCCGTGCTACACCGAGTAAAATACAGTGCATGTAGTCAGGGACAAAGCCTGATACGATATTAAAATAGGGCAGGCCGATCAACGGAGATGCTGTTTTAACACCATTAACAGTCACACCTTCCCTAACTGCAGTCATCATATCTTCGACCATCTGGCTTTCAGTGCGCTCAGTGGGGTTCAATGGTTGAACAGGGTACTTAGTAGAACCACCAGCTCGTTCACCTTTCTGCAGACACCAGTTACATCCGAAATAACCATTAAATTGTGTGACACCTTGCATAGGTGCCCTGGCAACAGAGTCAACTGCACAACAAATGCAATAAGCTTTGTATGTCTGCAGTTGACCCTTCCGCTCCAACACAAAGCCATTTTCACTGAGGTGGCTCATTTCCTTTACAAATGTGTTCTGAAAAAGCTCCATATTTGGTTTCTCCTTCCAAAACCACAATGCCGCAAGGACGAGTTTTGACATTCTCTGTTCAGCTGGGATCTCATTAACAATTAACTGAATAGGCCAAATGGACGTGCCACTTGATTTGAACAGCGGTGTGCCATCGGCATTTAGGGTGAAGGTGATTCTGGGCCCACACTGCTGTGTTGAAGCTGCGAATTTGTGGTACATTTCACCATCACATAGATCACCCAGTGAGCCATCATGGTGAAGTGGCTTTGTTAGGTCAAGGAGTGCACAGTCTTTCAACAATCTTTGCAACTGTGATTCCACATCAAGAGTCACAAAAAAAGGCATATCAGATAGACTGGAAACACTCGTTCTGTGCCCACACTGTATGCACTGAAAAGAGGCATTTGTTTCAGCATTTTCTATATGTGTGAAGCATTTGGGGCAAAAACAATAATATGTCATGGTTGTGCCAGTTTTGCTCAAAAGTTTGGAGAGCTGGTACCGTGAATCAGGCAATATTGGATGTTCGAAAATTCTGTTAATAAGGTCCAACATGCTGGTCAGCCCAGTGAATGACAAATTATTTTTCACAGCGTGCTTCAGCACCATGAGGAGAATGTCACCTCTGGACAAAACCACTCTTTCAGTGATAACATCAGTAAATAACTCTCCAAACTGCGACTTGCCACCATGACTCGGCCCCGTGGGACTGTTAGGCATTTGCTGCTgaaaggagaaaagaaataaTTGTTCAAAATGGCAGCACTCGACTGAGACTTCACAATTAATTATccaagtcagctagaaatcgatccctcttttctcgacaaatgatgccatatatccCAATTTCTGTGCCACATACCCACGTCCATGACGGTTGGCTGATTTGCTGCATATAGTTACCGTGGCCGCCGCGGGATGCCGCCATGTACCCCCCTCCCTCCGTGCACTTGTGATTACACTGACAGTAAGccacgcatttgaagaaaaacaagaaggtgctcaaggtcatgatgcaCAATGATAAAGGGGCACATGTTCTTGCCCCCTTGTCATCCCCCTCCCTGCACTGCTTTCACAAacatagcgctgtgtgtgtgtgagcctTCATTGTGTCTTCGTTTTCAGTGAGCTCTTACCGTTCATAAATTCTGCATTTCCAATGCCTAAACAAGCTAAGTGATCCCCCAGCAGTTAATGACATCAGCCATGTTTGTGTAATTTTTGCAACTTCCGATGGACCTACCATGTCATCTTCTGAAGGCAGCTCTCCAGGATCATGTTGCTCTGAACCATCCTCATCAGACATGGACAGCTGCAAAACAAATagagcagagaaaacacaaaaacgatGAAACCAAGAGAAAAGGGAACTCGTCAGAGATCGGCACCACCTCGACGTGTGACAAAGCCATGTTCGATTTTTAGTGCAAAATCTGCAATGACACCACATATGGAGACACAACAGG
This region includes:
- the LOC142776084 gene encoding uncharacterized protein LOC142776084 isoform X2, which encodes MSKILLRIQEVPMDTSSSDDEAAGQASVSTDINGILRTDTLSSEDEQETSSDACSTAASRVTSAPVSPTTPELQATNDRPQHANPMVSHDTLLNDEELSMSDEDGSEQHDPGELPSEDDMQMPNSPTGPSHGGKSQFGELFTDVITERVVLSRGDILLMVLKHAVKNNLSFTGLTSMLDLINRIFEHPILPDSRYQLSKLLSKTGTTMTYYCFCPKCFTHIENAETNASFQCIQCGHRTSVSSLSDMPFFVTLDVESQLQRLLKDCALLDLTKPLHHDGSLGDLCDGEMYHKFAASTQQCGPRITFTLNADGTPLFKSSGTSIWPIQLIVNEIPAEQRMSKLVLAALWFWKEKPNMELFQNTFVKEMSHLSENGFVLERKGQLQTYKAYCICCAVDSVARAPMQGVTQFNGYFGCNWCLQKGERAGGSTKYPVQPLNPTERTESQMVEDMMTAVREGVTVNGVKTASPLIGLPYFNIVSGFVPDYMHCILLGVARQFLDLWFESSGYAYSLSRKQNMVDERLLAIRPPRDVKRLPRATKERRWWKAKELENWILYYSIPVLHGILERRYLEHWACLVEALHIMLQRSIETAEVNRAEKLLLEFHVRSEMLFGKAFMTYNMHQLTHIVKSIHDWGPLWAHSAFPFESGNGSLKEAIKAANGIPHQLCRVLQIENTVMELQDLTASPSVVLYCNSFDAKVTHKSKSSSDGTRFFGSGSCIPPACSSPEQEILPPSVKYRRMMVNGSILTDCLYASKKKTNTSVVQLLDGSFAIIEKIISSGDNTCICVWKLRCRPVKYDLVTVNHVHKVLFKQSPTVIIQPLEIRSVSVLINVENVSYVCAPPSTLSL
- the LOC142776084 gene encoding uncharacterized protein LOC142776084 isoform X1, with product MSKILLRIQEVPMDTSSSDDEAAGQASVSTDINGILRTDTLSSEDEQETSSDACSTAASRVTSAPVSPTTPELQATNDRPQHANPMVSHDTLLNDEELSMSDEDGSEQHDPGELPSEDDMQQMPNSPTGPSHGGKSQFGELFTDVITERVVLSRGDILLMVLKHAVKNNLSFTGLTSMLDLINRIFEHPILPDSRYQLSKLLSKTGTTMTYYCFCPKCFTHIENAETNASFQCIQCGHRTSVSSLSDMPFFVTLDVESQLQRLLKDCALLDLTKPLHHDGSLGDLCDGEMYHKFAASTQQCGPRITFTLNADGTPLFKSSGTSIWPIQLIVNEIPAEQRMSKLVLAALWFWKEKPNMELFQNTFVKEMSHLSENGFVLERKGQLQTYKAYCICCAVDSVARAPMQGVTQFNGYFGCNWCLQKGERAGGSTKYPVQPLNPTERTESQMVEDMMTAVREGVTVNGVKTASPLIGLPYFNIVSGFVPDYMHCILLGVARQFLDLWFESSGYAYSLSRKQNMVDERLLAIRPPRDVKRLPRATKERRWWKAKELENWILYYSIPVLHGILERRYLEHWACLVEALHIMLQRSIETAEVNRAEKLLLEFHVRSEMLFGKAFMTYNMHQLTHIVKSIHDWGPLWAHSAFPFESGNGSLKEAIKAANGIPHQLCRVLQIENTVMELQDLTASPSVVLYCNSFDAKVTHKSKSSSDGTRFFGSGSCIPPACSSPEQEILPPSVKYRRMMVNGSILTDCLYASKKKTNTSVVQLLDGSFAIIEKIISSGDNTCICVWKLRCRPVKYDLVTVNHVHKVLFKQSPTVIIQPLEIRSVSVLINVENVSYVCAPPSTLSL